The following are encoded together in the Xanthomonas vesicatoria ATCC 35937 genome:
- the hisF gene encoding imidazole glycerol phosphate synthase subunit HisF, whose amino-acid sequence MLSRRIIPCLDVRDGRVVKGVKFRDHIDMGDIVELALRYRAQGADELVFYDIGASPEGRSVDYSWVERVARLIDIPFCVAGGIGNVDTARAVLHAGADKISINSPALGRPQLISELADAFGVQCVVVGIDSIREEDGQWRVRRYTGDPSKTQALPMRTLDWVAEAQRLGAGEIVLNCMDNDGVRRGYDIAQLRQVRALCHVPLIASGGAGEMQHFADVFDQADVDGALAASVFHSGAIPIPQLKRFLRAQQIEVRDGQ is encoded by the coding sequence ATGTTGAGCCGCCGCATCATTCCGTGCCTGGACGTGCGCGATGGGCGCGTGGTCAAGGGGGTCAAGTTCCGCGACCACATCGACATGGGCGACATCGTCGAACTCGCATTGCGTTATCGCGCGCAGGGCGCAGACGAGCTGGTGTTCTACGACATCGGCGCCAGCCCGGAAGGACGCTCGGTCGATTACAGCTGGGTTGAGCGCGTGGCGCGGCTGATCGACATTCCCTTCTGCGTTGCTGGTGGCATCGGCAACGTCGACACCGCGCGTGCGGTGCTGCACGCCGGTGCCGACAAGATTTCGATCAACTCGCCGGCACTCGGCCGGCCACAGCTGATTTCCGAGCTGGCGGACGCATTCGGTGTGCAATGCGTGGTGGTCGGCATCGATTCCATTCGCGAAGAAGACGGCCAGTGGCGGGTGCGTCGCTACACTGGCGACCCCAGCAAGACCCAGGCATTGCCGATGCGCACGCTGGATTGGGTGGCCGAAGCGCAGCGCCTTGGCGCCGGCGAGATCGTGCTCAATTGCATGGACAACGACGGCGTGCGGCGTGGCTACGATATTGCGCAGTTGCGCCAGGTGCGTGCGCTGTGTCACGTGCCGTTGATCGCCTCCGGCGGTGCGGGCGAGATGCAGCACTTTGCCGATGTGTTCGACCAGGCCGATGTGGATGGCGCGCTGGCTGCCAGCGTGTTTCATAGTGGCGCGATTCCGATTCCGCAACTCAAGCGATTTCTGCGTGCGCAACAGATCGAGGTACGTGATGGGCAGTGA
- a CDS encoding C13 family peptidase: MLVLLAVALLVAGCHPDAGAALPAQNADDTAQVDPVDQAALKKALDAVQPQRPGVTDLYVVGFAGDASDDVFRNETLYLKQLFEQRFDARGRVVTLVNNPDNLGEHPYAPLATYDNLYDTLATIGKRMDRKEDALLLFVTTHGTEDHTLYVQVDQNEEDFISPQDLRTALDDAGIDNRIIVLSACYSGGFIPALRSPDTLILTAARADRPSFGCGNTSNATYFGQAWLIDAMNQSDDPLAAFDIAKAAITAREKQDGELPSLPQQSLGKRIAPVLARWRAELHAGPAVAYPYPPLEVAPEAGQDLDPTADPDAKSLDSPTRPKAPAAPPAPRKSSPVPAPSTP; this comes from the coding sequence ATGCTGGTGCTTCTCGCCGTGGCCTTGCTGGTTGCCGGCTGTCATCCCGATGCGGGCGCGGCGTTACCGGCGCAGAACGCCGATGACACCGCACAGGTGGACCCGGTCGACCAGGCCGCGCTGAAGAAGGCGCTGGATGCCGTGCAGCCGCAGCGTCCCGGCGTCACCGATCTCTATGTAGTCGGCTTTGCCGGCGATGCCAGCGACGACGTATTCCGCAACGAAACGTTGTACCTCAAGCAATTGTTCGAACAACGCTTCGATGCACGCGGCCGCGTGGTCACGCTAGTCAACAATCCGGACAACCTGGGCGAGCACCCATACGCACCGCTGGCAACCTACGACAACCTGTACGACACGCTCGCTACCATCGGCAAGCGCATGGATCGCAAGGAAGATGCGCTGCTGCTGTTCGTCACCACCCACGGCACCGAAGACCACACGCTGTACGTGCAGGTGGATCAGAACGAAGAAGATTTCATCAGCCCGCAGGATCTGCGCACCGCGCTGGACGATGCCGGCATCGACAACCGCATCATCGTGCTGTCGGCCTGCTATTCGGGCGGCTTCATTCCGGCGCTGCGCTCGCCGGACACGCTGATCCTCACCGCTGCGCGTGCCGATAGGCCGTCATTCGGCTGCGGCAACACCTCCAACGCGACCTACTTCGGCCAGGCGTGGCTGATCGATGCGATGAACCAGAGCGACGACCCGCTGGCCGCGTTCGACATCGCCAAGGCAGCGATTACGGCACGCGAGAAACAGGACGGCGAATTACCGTCGTTACCGCAGCAATCGCTCGGCAAACGCATTGCGCCGGTGCTGGCACGCTGGCGTGCAGAGCTGCACGCAGGGCCGGCGGTTGCCTATCCGTATCCGCCGCTGGAGGTTGCTCCGGAAGCCGGGCAGGATCTGGATCCAACAGCCGATCCTGATGCGAAGTCACTGGATAGCCCAACGAGACCCAAGGCACCGGCCGCTCCCCCCGCACCGCGCAAATCGTCGCCAGTCCCTGCGCCATCGACCCCGTGA
- the hisC gene encoding histidinol-phosphate transaminase, protein MSTPSILELVREDLRAFAGYSSARTSALQGDVWLNANESAWGNPADPNGSTRRYPDPQPNGLRVALAALYGCAPEQLLIGRGSDEAIDLLVRGLCVPERDAVVVTPPVFGMYAVCARLQNAPLVEVPLVDGSDGFHADIAAIVGAALTSKAKLVFLCSPSNPAGSAIALQDIEVALQALQGKALVVVDEAYGEFSDVPSAVALLSRYDNLAVLRTLSKAHALAAARIGSLIANAELIALLRRCQAPYPVPTPCAAMAEQALSAPALEVTRRRIAEVRSERERVRVALTQLPGVRQVYASQGNFLLVRFEDAEAAFQALLEAGVVVRDQRAVPRLSDALRITLGTVEQNERVLGALRRKQEAAA, encoded by the coding sequence ATGAGCACGCCATCGATTCTGGAGCTGGTACGCGAAGACCTGCGAGCATTTGCCGGCTATTCGTCGGCACGCACCAGCGCGCTGCAGGGCGATGTCTGGCTCAACGCCAATGAATCGGCCTGGGGCAATCCGGCCGACCCCAACGGCAGCACGCGACGCTACCCGGATCCGCAACCCAACGGGCTGCGCGTGGCGCTGGCAGCGTTGTACGGCTGCGCGCCCGAGCAACTGCTGATCGGGCGCGGCAGCGATGAAGCGATCGACCTGCTGGTGCGCGGCCTGTGCGTGCCCGAGCGCGATGCGGTGGTGGTGACGCCACCGGTGTTCGGCATGTATGCGGTGTGCGCGCGCTTGCAGAATGCGCCGCTGGTCGAGGTGCCCTTGGTCGATGGCAGCGATGGGTTCCATGCAGACATCGCCGCCATCGTCGGGGCGGCACTGACCTCGAAGGCCAAGCTGGTGTTCCTGTGCTCGCCGTCCAACCCGGCGGGCTCGGCAATTGCGTTGCAGGACATCGAAGTCGCATTGCAGGCATTGCAGGGCAAGGCGCTGGTGGTTGTCGACGAAGCCTATGGCGAATTTTCGGATGTGCCGTCTGCAGTTGCGCTGCTGAGCCGCTACGACAATCTTGCCGTGCTGCGCACCTTGTCAAAAGCGCATGCGCTTGCCGCTGCGCGCATCGGCAGCCTGATCGCGAATGCAGAATTGATCGCGCTGTTGCGGCGCTGCCAGGCCCCCTATCCGGTGCCCACGCCGTGCGCGGCGATGGCCGAGCAGGCGCTGTCTGCGCCGGCACTGGAGGTTACACGCCGGCGGATTGCCGAGGTGCGCAGCGAGCGTGAGCGCGTGCGCGTCGCCTTGACGCAGCTGCCAGGTGTCCGTCAGGTCTACGCATCGCAAGGCAACTTCTTGCTGGTGCGTTTCGAAGACGCCGAGGCTGCCTTCCAGGCGCTGCTGGAAGCCGGCGTGGTGGTGCGCGATCAGCGCGCGGTGCCGCGCCTGTCCGATGCGTTGCGCATCACGTTGGGCACGGTCGAACAGAACGAGCGCGTGCTCGGTGCGCTGCGGCGCAAGCAGGAGGCTGCGGCATGA
- a CDS encoding calcineurin-like phosphoesterase C-terminal domain-containing protein, which yields MQLRFVLLALGVLTGSAYARDAVVDGIVYEERDGRAGHGADEPDLGDVAVSNGEQIVRTDAQGRYRLPVRDGQTVFVIKPGDRRFVPAADGLPGFWRHYAPGGSIKRKYRGIAATGRNTHGWDFALTPRAEAAGSGFDMLVFADSQTASLTDVGYYQRDIVAPIVGKTSARLGTTLGDIVSDDLSLYPALNKVTTQLGVPWFHVPGNHDLNFDADNDAHSLDSWRAVYGPDTYAVEEANASFVFLDDVIYTPGGKPAYVGGLREDQFVFLQSYLAQLPRERLLVLGMHIPLFDAAPGQETFRHADRSRLFALLKDFPHVLVLSGHSHTQRQVDHGADEGWHGARPLHEYNVGAACGAFWSGAKDAEGIPTATMSDGTPNGYAVLHAAPSGDYTLAYHAARAADDAQLLLQAPKVLRQGAYAAWGIYANVFMGQDDTVVELRIDDGVWQPMKRVERADPRVLAENMRDDAAEQLRGYDRSPEATPSTHLWRSALPTNLALGEHRLEVRATLPTGQYSARTAYRLQRADP from the coding sequence ATGCAGCTTCGCTTCGTTCTTCTAGCCCTGGGTGTGCTCACAGGCAGCGCATACGCGCGCGATGCAGTGGTCGATGGCATCGTGTACGAAGAGCGCGACGGGCGTGCCGGCCATGGCGCCGATGAGCCTGACCTTGGCGATGTGGCAGTGTCCAACGGCGAACAGATCGTGCGTACCGATGCGCAGGGCCGCTACCGCTTGCCGGTGCGCGACGGTCAGACGGTCTTCGTGATCAAGCCAGGCGATCGCCGGTTCGTGCCTGCCGCCGACGGTTTGCCCGGGTTTTGGCGGCATTACGCGCCGGGCGGTTCGATCAAGCGCAAGTATCGCGGCATCGCCGCCACCGGCCGCAACACGCACGGCTGGGATTTCGCGTTGACGCCGCGTGCGGAAGCGGCGGGCAGCGGGTTCGATATGCTGGTCTTTGCCGATAGCCAGACCGCCAGCCTCACCGATGTGGGCTATTACCAACGCGACATCGTCGCGCCGATCGTCGGCAAGACCTCGGCCCGACTCGGCACCACGCTGGGCGACATCGTCAGCGACGATCTAAGCCTGTATCCGGCCTTGAACAAGGTCACCACGCAGCTGGGCGTGCCGTGGTTCCATGTGCCGGGCAATCACGATCTTAATTTCGATGCAGACAACGATGCGCATTCGCTCGACAGCTGGCGCGCAGTCTACGGCCCCGACACCTATGCGGTGGAAGAAGCCAACGCCAGCTTCGTGTTTCTGGACGATGTGATCTACACGCCCGGCGGCAAGCCGGCCTATGTCGGCGGCCTGCGCGAGGACCAGTTCGTGTTTCTGCAGAGCTATCTGGCGCAGCTGCCGCGCGAGCGCCTGCTGGTGCTGGGCATGCATATCCCGTTGTTCGATGCGGCCCCGGGGCAGGAGACCTTCCGGCATGCCGACCGCAGCCGCCTGTTCGCGCTGCTGAAGGATTTCCCGCATGTGCTGGTGCTCAGCGGGCACAGCCATACCCAACGACAGGTGGATCACGGCGCCGACGAAGGCTGGCACGGTGCACGTCCGTTGCACGAATACAACGTGGGCGCGGCCTGCGGCGCGTTCTGGTCGGGTGCCAAGGACGCCGAGGGCATTCCCACCGCCACGATGAGCGACGGCACGCCCAATGGGTATGCGGTGCTGCACGCCGCGCCCAGCGGCGATTACACGCTGGCGTACCACGCCGCACGCGCGGCCGATGATGCGCAGCTGCTGCTGCAGGCGCCCAAGGTGCTGCGCCAGGGCGCCTATGCGGCGTGGGGCATCTACGCCAATGTCTTCATGGGCCAGGACGACACCGTTGTTGAGCTGCGGATCGACGATGGCGTTTGGCAGCCGATGAAGCGGGTGGAGCGCGCCGACCCGCGCGTATTGGCCGAGAACATGCGCGACGATGCGGCAGAGCAACTGCGTGGTTACGACCGCTCGCCCGAGGCCACACCGTCCACGCATCTATGGCGTAGCGCGTTACCGACCAACCTGGCGCTGGGCGAGCACCGCCTGGAGGTGCGCGCCACCTTGCCCACCGGGCAATACAGCGCACGCACCGCATATCGCCTGCAGCGTGCCGATCCTTGA
- the hisD gene encoding histidinol dehydrogenase: MNILDWSQLDGASRTDALTRPVQTVATQTREAVASLIADVRARGDSALREITARFDGVSLDSFAVSAAEFAAAEAAVAPELRQAMQDAVARIETFHRAGMSEGYAVETAPGVVCEKIVRPIGRVGLYVPAGSAPLPSTALMLGVPARLAGCREVVLCTPPRKDGSVDPAVLVAAQLTGVRRVFKLGGAQAIAAMAYGTESVPSCDKLFGPGNSYVTEAKQQVAQSGAAAIDMPAGPSEVLVIADAGAQPAFVAADLLSQAEHGPDSQVLLLSDSDALIAAVQVELDAQLAQLSRAEIARQALAQSRLIKVQSLDEAFAISNRYAPEHLILALREPRAWLNQVEAAGSVFLGDYTPEALGDYCSGTNHVLPTSGAARAYSGVSVASFQNMVSVQAASKAGIDGIGECALILARAEGLDAHANAVALRMGVAA; encoded by the coding sequence ATGAACATTCTCGATTGGTCCCAACTCGATGGCGCGTCGCGCACCGATGCCTTGACGCGCCCTGTGCAGACCGTGGCCACGCAGACGCGCGAGGCGGTCGCCAGCTTGATCGCAGATGTGCGAGCACGTGGCGATTCGGCGCTGCGCGAGATCACCGCACGTTTCGATGGCGTGTCGCTGGACAGCTTTGCAGTGAGCGCGGCCGAATTTGCCGCCGCCGAAGCCGCGGTGGCACCGGAATTGCGTCAGGCGATGCAGGATGCGGTGGCGCGCATCGAGACCTTTCACCGCGCCGGCATGAGCGAGGGTTATGCGGTGGAAACCGCGCCCGGTGTGGTCTGCGAAAAGATCGTGCGCCCGATCGGCCGGGTGGGGCTGTATGTGCCGGCCGGCAGCGCACCGTTGCCGTCGACCGCGTTGATGCTCGGCGTTCCCGCGCGTTTGGCCGGCTGCCGCGAGGTCGTGTTGTGCACGCCGCCCCGCAAGGATGGCAGCGTGGATCCTGCGGTGCTGGTGGCCGCGCAGCTGACCGGCGTGCGTCGCGTGTTCAAGCTCGGCGGCGCGCAGGCGATTGCGGCGATGGCCTATGGCACCGAATCGGTGCCGAGCTGCGACAAGTTGTTCGGGCCTGGCAATAGCTATGTCACCGAAGCCAAGCAGCAGGTGGCGCAGTCCGGCGCGGCAGCGATCGACATGCCGGCCGGCCCGTCCGAGGTGCTGGTGATCGCCGATGCCGGCGCGCAGCCGGCGTTCGTGGCTGCCGATCTCTTATCGCAGGCAGAGCATGGCCCCGATTCGCAGGTGTTGCTGCTGTCCGACAGCGATGCGTTGATTGCCGCCGTGCAGGTTGAGTTGGATGCGCAACTGGCGCAGCTGTCGCGTGCCGAGATCGCCCGTCAGGCGCTGGCGCAGTCGCGGCTGATCAAGGTGCAATCGCTGGACGAGGCATTTGCGATCAGCAACCGCTATGCCCCCGAGCATTTGATTCTGGCGCTGCGCGAGCCGCGCGCATGGTTGAACCAGGTGGAAGCGGCCGGCTCGGTCTTTCTCGGCGACTACACGCCCGAGGCACTGGGCGATTATTGCAGCGGTACCAACCACGTGTTGCCGACCAGCGGTGCGGCGCGCGCGTACAGCGGCGTAAGCGTGGCCAGCTTCCAGAACATGGTGAGCGTGCAGGCGGCAAGCAAGGCAGGCATCGACGGCATCGGCGAATGCGCGTTGATTCTTGCGCGCGCCGAAGGCCTGGATGCGCATGCCAATGCGGTGGCGCTGCGCATGGGAGTGGCCGCATGA
- the hisH gene encoding imidazole glycerol phosphate synthase subunit HisH, with product MTDLALIDAGGANLGSVRYALERLGIEARLVRDAAGLQGADRVILPGVGAAPEAMKRLRAQGLIEPLRQLQVPLIGICLGMQLLFERSEEGDVECLGLLPGVVRHMTAALGIRVPHMGWNQLVPMRESALLAGLPERASAYFVHGYAAPVTPDTVAACDHGGLFTAVVQQGLRCGAQFHPERSADTGARILRNFLEMSFP from the coding sequence ATGACCGACCTTGCGCTGATCGATGCCGGTGGCGCCAACCTGGGCTCGGTGCGCTACGCATTGGAGCGGCTCGGCATCGAGGCGCGGCTGGTGCGCGATGCGGCCGGTTTGCAGGGGGCCGATCGGGTGATCCTGCCCGGCGTGGGCGCCGCACCGGAAGCGATGAAGCGGCTGCGCGCCCAGGGGTTGATCGAGCCGCTGCGCCAGTTGCAGGTGCCGTTGATCGGTATCTGCCTGGGCATGCAGTTGCTGTTCGAGCGCTCCGAAGAAGGCGATGTGGAATGTCTTGGCCTGTTGCCGGGCGTGGTGCGCCACATGACGGCGGCACTGGGCATCCGCGTGCCGCATATGGGCTGGAATCAATTGGTACCGATGCGCGAATCGGCATTGCTGGCTGGCCTGCCCGAGCGCGCCAGTGCCTATTTCGTCCACGGGTACGCCGCGCCAGTCACGCCGGATACGGTGGCCGCCTGCGATCACGGCGGCTTGTTCACTGCAGTGGTGCAGCAAGGCCTGCGCTGCGGCGCGCAGTTTCACCCGGAGCGTTCGGCCGACACCGGTGCCCGCATCCTGCGCAATTTTCTTGAGATGAGCTTCCCATGA
- the mtnC gene encoding acireductone synthase: MTRPQAILTDIEGTTSSISFVKDVLFPYARRAMPAYVREHGNHPQVRHWLNQVADEIGEDVPDEVLITTLQTWIDEDRKHTALKALQGLIWGDGYKTADFTAHIYADAAIQLQSWHAQGIPLYVYSSGSVPAQKLFFAHSDAGDLSGLITDWFDTEVGPKRESASYRRIAERIGVPATEILFLSDVIEELDAAKRTGMRTALLDRREDYPTPRSAEDVGNHPRVESFSQLVF, from the coding sequence ATGACACGACCGCAAGCGATCCTCACCGATATCGAAGGTACGACCAGCAGCATCTCGTTCGTCAAGGACGTGCTATTTCCGTATGCACGCCGTGCCATGCCCGCCTACGTGCGCGAGCACGGCAACCACCCGCAGGTGCGTCACTGGCTCAACCAGGTGGCCGACGAGATCGGCGAGGACGTGCCGGACGAGGTATTGATCACCACGCTGCAGACCTGGATCGACGAGGACCGCAAGCACACCGCACTCAAGGCCTTGCAAGGGTTGATCTGGGGCGACGGCTACAAGACCGCCGACTTCACCGCGCACATCTATGCCGATGCGGCGATCCAGCTGCAGTCCTGGCACGCGCAGGGCATTCCGCTGTACGTGTATTCGTCTGGCTCGGTGCCGGCGCAGAAGCTGTTCTTCGCGCACAGCGATGCGGGCGATCTGAGTGGTTTGATCACCGACTGGTTCGATACCGAGGTTGGCCCCAAGCGCGAAAGCGCCAGTTATCGCCGCATTGCCGAGCGCATCGGCGTGCCTGCAACCGAGATCCTGTTCTTGTCGGACGTGATCGAAGAACTCGACGCCGCCAAGCGCACAGGCATGCGCACCGCACTGCTGGATCGCCGCGAAGACTATCCGACGCCGCGCTCGGCCGAGGACGTGGGCAACCATCCGCGCGTGGAAAGTTTTTCCCAGCTGGTGTTTTGA
- the hisA gene encoding 1-(5-phosphoribosyl)-5-[(5-phosphoribosylamino)methylideneamino]imidazole-4-carboxamide isomerase, whose protein sequence is MSFTVYPALDIRNGRVVRLLQGDYARETQYGDDVLPRAQGFADAGAQWMHLVDLDAAKAGGYTLASTLGEIARVTGLQVQTGGGVRSREDVARLLDAGAARVVIGSLAVRESDTVIAWLQEFGADRLTIALDTRQDAAGVWQLPVHGWTEAAEATLDQLAVRYAQAGLQHLLCTDIARDGMLSGPNMDLYAHLRALAPQLQVQVSGGARHIADVAAAKASGCAGIVLGKALLEGHLELKEALAC, encoded by the coding sequence ATGAGTTTTACCGTCTACCCGGCGCTGGATATCCGCAACGGCCGCGTGGTGCGCTTGCTGCAAGGCGATTACGCGCGCGAAACCCAGTATGGCGACGATGTGCTGCCGCGTGCGCAGGGGTTTGCCGATGCCGGCGCACAGTGGATGCATCTGGTGGATCTGGATGCGGCCAAGGCCGGTGGCTATACCTTGGCCAGCACGCTGGGCGAGATCGCGCGCGTTACCGGTTTGCAGGTGCAGACCGGCGGCGGCGTGCGTTCGCGCGAGGATGTGGCACGTCTCCTCGATGCTGGTGCGGCGCGCGTGGTGATTGGCTCGCTGGCGGTGCGTGAGAGCGACACCGTCATTGCATGGCTGCAGGAATTTGGTGCGGATCGCCTGACCATTGCGCTGGACACGCGTCAGGATGCGGCGGGTGTGTGGCAGTTGCCGGTGCATGGCTGGACCGAAGCGGCCGAGGCCACCCTGGACCAATTGGCGGTGCGCTATGCGCAGGCCGGCCTGCAGCATCTGCTGTGCACCGACATCGCACGCGATGGCATGTTGTCCGGGCCGAATATGGACCTGTACGCGCATTTGCGTGCACTCGCGCCGCAGCTGCAGGTGCAGGTCTCCGGCGGCGCGCGCCATATTGCCGACGTCGCCGCGGCCAAGGCGTCGGGCTGCGCCGGCATCGTGCTGGGCAAGGCCTTGCTGGAAGGACATCTTGAATTGAAAGAGGCACTCGCATGTTGA
- the hisIE gene encoding bifunctional phosphoribosyl-AMP cyclohydrolase/phosphoribosyl-ATP diphosphatase HisIE yields the protein MGSDTVATDDALTALDWSKGDGLLPVIVQDADNLRVLMLGYMNAEALAVTRQRGEVTFFSRSKQRLWTKGESSGNVLRVVSVEADCDADTVLVLARPHGPTCHLGRTSCFPSAPGQFLGSLDALIAARERERPHGSYTTKLFEQGIRRIAQKVGEEGVETALAGVVQGDAELLGESADLLYHLIVLLRARGLGLDDAVAVLESRHK from the coding sequence ATGGGCAGTGACACCGTGGCAACCGACGACGCGCTGACAGCGCTGGACTGGAGCAAGGGCGACGGCTTGTTGCCAGTCATCGTGCAGGACGCCGACAACCTGCGCGTGCTGATGCTGGGTTACATGAACGCCGAAGCGCTGGCGGTCACCCGGCAGCGCGGCGAAGTCACCTTCTTCAGCCGCAGCAAGCAGCGCTTGTGGACCAAGGGCGAGAGCTCGGGCAACGTGTTGCGCGTTGTCTCCGTCGAAGCCGACTGCGACGCCGATACAGTGCTGGTGCTGGCGCGTCCGCACGGACCGACCTGCCATCTGGGCCGCACCAGCTGTTTTCCGAGCGCGCCCGGTCAATTTCTCGGTAGCCTGGATGCATTGATCGCCGCGCGCGAGCGCGAGCGCCCGCATGGCAGTTACACCACCAAGCTCTTCGAGCAAGGCATCCGCCGCATCGCGCAGAAGGTGGGCGAGGAGGGCGTGGAGACCGCGTTGGCCGGTGTGGTGCAGGGCGATGCGGAGTTGCTCGGCGAATCGGCCGATCTGCTGTATCACCTGATCGTGCTGCTGCGCGCACGCGGACTTGGCCTGGACGATGCAGTGGCAGTGCTGGAGTCGCGGCACAAATAG
- the hisB gene encoding bifunctional histidinol-phosphatase/imidazoleglycerol-phosphate dehydratase HisB, which produces MTPILFVDRDGTLITEPADYQIDAYEKLRFVDNVIPAMLKLRDAGYQFVIVTNQDGLGSESYPRAAFDGPNNLMLQIFASQGIAFREVLIDCSWPADNAPTRKPGVGLMVPYLQDRNIDWARSAMVGDRLTDIQFAQNLNIRGFQLRTDEFGGEWDWPGIAHELADAPRRAVVQRNTKETKIRVELDLDRVAEPHTATGLPFFDHMLEQIGKHGGFALDIRADGDLHIDEHHTIEDTGLALGQALREALGNKRGIGRYGFDPVESPWLAAGEGAQHGFTLPMDETIASAALDFSGRPYFVFDGEFKRERVGDMPTELVPHFFRSICDASGLNLHLSVRGENDHHKVEACFKALARALRQAIRREGTALPSTKGAL; this is translated from the coding sequence ATGACCCCGATTCTTTTCGTCGACCGCGATGGCACGCTGATTACCGAGCCTGCCGATTACCAGATCGACGCCTATGAGAAGCTGCGCTTTGTCGACAACGTGATTCCGGCAATGCTCAAGCTGCGCGACGCCGGCTATCAGTTCGTCATCGTCACCAATCAGGACGGTTTGGGCAGCGAGAGCTATCCGCGGGCTGCGTTCGATGGCCCCAACAACCTGATGCTGCAGATCTTCGCAAGCCAGGGCATCGCGTTCCGCGAAGTGCTGATCGACTGCAGCTGGCCGGCCGACAATGCGCCAACGCGCAAGCCCGGCGTTGGCCTGATGGTGCCTTACCTGCAGGACCGCAACATCGACTGGGCGCGCTCGGCAATGGTGGGCGACCGCCTCACCGACATCCAGTTTGCACAAAACCTCAACATCCGCGGCTTCCAGCTACGCACCGACGAATTCGGCGGCGAATGGGATTGGCCGGGCATCGCGCACGAACTGGCCGATGCGCCGCGGCGTGCGGTGGTCCAGCGCAATACAAAAGAAACCAAGATCCGCGTCGAGCTGGACCTGGATCGCGTGGCCGAGCCGCATACCGCTACCGGCCTGCCGTTTTTCGATCACATGTTGGAGCAAATCGGCAAGCACGGTGGCTTTGCGCTGGATATCCGCGCCGACGGCGACCTGCATATCGACGAGCACCACACCATCGAGGACACCGGCCTGGCGCTGGGCCAGGCGTTGCGCGAAGCCCTGGGCAACAAGCGCGGCATTGGTCGCTACGGGTTCGATCCGGTCGAAAGTCCGTGGCTTGCGGCGGGCGAGGGTGCGCAGCATGGATTTACCCTGCCGATGGATGAAACCATCGCCAGCGCGGCGCTGGATTTCAGCGGCCGGCCTTACTTCGTGTTCGACGGCGAGTTCAAGCGCGAACGTGTGGGCGACATGCCGACCGAACTGGTCCCGCATTTCTTCCGCTCCATCTGCGATGCGTCCGGACTGAACCTGCACCTGAGCGTGCGTGGCGAAAACGATCACCACAAGGTCGAGGCCTGCTTCAAGGCGCTTGCACGCGCCTTGCGCCAGGCGATCCGTCGCGAAGGCACGGCGCTGCCGTCGACCAAGGGCGCGCTATGA
- the hisG gene encoding ATP phosphoribosyltransferase, which yields MSASTAAPARDRLRIAIQKNGRLAEPARSLLAACGLSWRQSRDKLFCYGESLPVDLLLVRDDDIPGLIADGVCDLGIVGQNELDEQASARRRAGLPAAYHAVRGVGFGQCRLMLAVPEEWDWQGVAQLQGKRIATSYPAILADWLERQGIDATVVELSGSVEIAPRLGTADLICDLVSSGATLAANQLKPVELVMESEAVLAGAVREPADARAALLAMLLRRMDGVLKLRDSKLLMFRAEHGNVDALRRLLPDADPLVQLPDDGNGALRLQTMCHGAVTWQRLEELERAGAQGLMVLTVERSLA from the coding sequence ATGAGTGCTTCCACGGCAGCGCCGGCACGTGACCGGTTGCGTATTGCCATCCAGAAAAACGGCCGCCTGGCCGAGCCGGCGCGCAGCCTGCTGGCCGCCTGCGGGCTGAGCTGGCGGCAGAGCCGCGACAAATTGTTCTGCTATGGCGAATCGCTGCCGGTGGACCTGCTGCTGGTGCGCGACGACGACATTCCCGGCCTGATCGCCGATGGCGTCTGCGACTTGGGCATCGTGGGCCAGAACGAGTTGGACGAGCAGGCATCGGCGCGTCGTCGCGCTGGCTTGCCGGCCGCGTACCACGCCGTGCGCGGGGTCGGTTTCGGCCAGTGCCGGCTGATGTTGGCGGTGCCAGAAGAATGGGACTGGCAGGGCGTGGCGCAGTTGCAGGGCAAGCGCATCGCCACCAGCTACCCGGCGATTCTGGCCGACTGGCTGGAACGGCAGGGCATCGACGCGACGGTGGTGGAGCTCTCCGGGTCGGTGGAAATCGCACCGCGCCTGGGCACCGCCGATCTGATCTGCGACCTGGTCTCCAGCGGCGCCACGTTGGCGGCCAACCAACTCAAGCCGGTGGAGCTGGTGATGGAAAGCGAAGCCGTGCTGGCCGGCGCCGTGCGCGAGCCGGCCGATGCGCGCGCCGCCTTGTTGGCGATGCTGCTGCGGCGCATGGACGGCGTGCTCAAGCTGCGCGACAGCAAGCTGCTGATGTTCCGCGCCGAACACGGCAACGTGGACGCGCTGCGCCGCCTGCTGCCCGATGCCGACCCGTTGGTGCAGCTGCCCGACGATGGCAATGGCGCGCTGCGGTTGCAGACAATGTGCCACGGTGCGGTGACCTGGCAACGGCTGGAAGAACTCGAACGCGCAGGTGCGCAAGGTTTGATGGTGTTGACGGTGGAGCGCTCGCTGGCATGA